From the Amycolatopsis thermoflava N1165 genome, one window contains:
- a CDS encoding TetR/AcrR family transcriptional regulator, which produces MDRDRKILDTAAAVFYEKGFHGVGVDELGKRAGLSGPALYRHFSGKDEILAALFNEALDELVSATAPVHDDPDKDLDRLIRHHVGFAVGHRHLVNIYQREDRSLVDPWKRQFDRRRRQYIGRWETAIARCFPDAAADEIAAGTQACLGVIFSIAYWPAKLAQTPALADLITGFATAGLARLRG; this is translated from the coding sequence GTGGACAGGGACCGCAAGATCCTGGACACGGCCGCGGCCGTGTTCTACGAGAAGGGGTTCCACGGCGTCGGCGTCGACGAACTGGGCAAGCGCGCCGGGCTGAGCGGACCGGCCCTGTACCGGCACTTCTCGGGCAAGGACGAAATCCTCGCGGCGCTGTTCAACGAGGCACTCGACGAGCTGGTGAGCGCGACCGCCCCGGTGCACGACGACCCGGACAAGGACCTCGACCGGCTGATCCGGCACCACGTCGGGTTCGCGGTCGGGCACCGGCACCTGGTGAACATCTACCAGCGCGAGGACCGGTCGCTGGTGGACCCGTGGAAGCGCCAGTTCGACCGGCGCCGCCGCCAGTACATCGGCCGCTGGGAGACCGCGATCGCCCGGTGCTTCCCGGACGCCGCCGCCGACGAGATCGCCGCGGGAACACAAGCCTGCCTCGGGGTGATCTTCTCGATCGCGTACTGGCCCGCGAAGCTGGCGCAGACCCCGGCTCTGGCCGACCTGATCACCGGCTTCGCGACCGCGGGCCTGGCCAGGCTGCGCGGCTGA
- a CDS encoding AMP-binding protein: MTFARVTDRYSAEEIEQFYATGRWREETLFDLLEQQVEARPDKVFLTDGTRAITFRELRDSALRLAAGLRRAGVGRGDRVCVQIPNWAEFGQIAVALSRLGAVMVPIMPIYRLDEVGYIVRNCGARMAITCHTFKKFDHAAMFGRIQQDVPDLETVVVVRGEAEGATPFTELFADVGPEAAAAEIGPGVGPDDHFVIVYSSGTTSRPKGCLHTFNAMACGSRLLAQGFGYTDTDVQFGPSPVTHTTGLVTSILLPLMHGAASHIMEVWEPRAGLERIREFGCTVAVTATTFLQMLMDVYEPGRHDAGSMRLWVAAGAPIPAAFVEQARELLPDCRILSLYGRTENVTTTMCTIEDDPARSLTSDGRVLPGSSVKIVDALGEEVSRGQEGDIAYRGPMHMLEYIGNPTETAALFTPDGYSRSGDLGVMDEDGYIRVTGRLKDIVIRGGMNISVRQVEDLLTGHPAVAACAVVGMPDRRLGERICLYLVPRPGHEDVTLEEIKEFLLGQGLAIQKMPERLEVVPELPMTATGKIQKHRLRADIAAKLNDAETTV; encoded by the coding sequence ATGACGTTCGCGCGGGTCACGGATCGTTATTCGGCCGAGGAGATCGAGCAGTTCTACGCCACCGGCCGCTGGCGCGAGGAGACTCTGTTCGACTTGCTGGAGCAGCAGGTGGAAGCCCGTCCGGACAAGGTCTTCCTGACCGACGGCACCCGCGCGATCACCTTCCGGGAGCTGCGCGACAGCGCATTGCGCCTGGCCGCCGGGCTGCGCCGCGCCGGTGTCGGGCGCGGCGACCGGGTGTGCGTGCAGATACCGAACTGGGCCGAGTTCGGGCAGATCGCCGTGGCGTTGTCCCGGCTCGGCGCCGTCATGGTCCCGATCATGCCGATCTACCGCCTCGACGAGGTCGGCTACATCGTGCGCAACTGCGGCGCCCGCATGGCGATCACCTGCCACACCTTCAAGAAGTTCGATCACGCCGCGATGTTCGGCCGGATCCAGCAGGACGTGCCGGATCTGGAAACCGTCGTCGTGGTGCGCGGCGAGGCCGAGGGCGCCACGCCGTTCACGGAGCTGTTCGCCGATGTCGGGCCCGAGGCGGCTGCCGCGGAGATCGGCCCCGGTGTGGGTCCCGACGACCACTTCGTGATCGTCTACAGTTCGGGCACGACTTCACGGCCGAAGGGCTGCCTGCACACGTTCAACGCGATGGCGTGCGGCTCCCGGTTGCTGGCACAGGGGTTCGGCTACACCGACACCGACGTCCAGTTCGGACCGTCCCCGGTCACGCACACCACGGGCCTGGTCACCAGCATCCTGCTGCCGCTGATGCACGGCGCGGCTTCGCACATCATGGAGGTGTGGGAGCCCCGGGCCGGACTGGAGCGGATCCGCGAGTTCGGCTGCACGGTGGCCGTCACGGCGACCACGTTCCTGCAGATGCTGATGGACGTCTACGAACCCGGCAGACACGACGCGGGCAGCATGCGACTGTGGGTCGCCGCGGGCGCGCCGATCCCGGCCGCTTTCGTCGAGCAGGCGCGGGAACTCCTGCCGGACTGCCGGATCCTCAGCCTCTACGGCCGCACCGAGAACGTCACCACGACCATGTGCACGATCGAAGACGACCCGGCCCGCTCGCTGACCTCCGACGGCCGGGTGCTGCCCGGTAGCTCGGTGAAGATCGTCGACGCGCTGGGGGAGGAGGTGTCGCGCGGCCAGGAGGGCGACATCGCCTACCGCGGCCCGATGCACATGCTCGAATACATCGGCAACCCCACCGAGACGGCCGCGTTGTTCACCCCCGACGGCTATTCGCGCTCCGGCGACCTCGGCGTGATGGACGAGGACGGGTACATCCGCGTCACCGGACGGCTGAAGGACATCGTGATCCGTGGCGGCATGAACATCAGCGTGCGGCAGGTCGAGGACCTGTTGACCGGGCACCCGGCCGTCGCGGCGTGCGCGGTGGTCGGCATGCCGGACCGGCGGCTCGGCGAGCGGATCTGCCTCTACCTCGTGCCCCGGCCGGGCCACGAGGACGTGACGCTGGAGGAGATCAAGGAGTTCCTGCTCGGGCAGGGGCTGGCGATCCAGAAGATGCCGGAACGCCTGGAGGTCGTGCCCGAGCTGCCGATGACGGCGACCGGCAAGATCCAGAAGCACCGGCTGCGCGCCGACATCGCGGCCAAGCTGAACGACGCCGAGACGACGGTGTGA
- a CDS encoding SDR family NAD(P)-dependent oxidoreductase gives MNRFRLDGKVAVVTGASSGLGVAFAHALADAGANLVLGARREGRLRETAGAVATKAVAVRTDVTAVGDCERLVAAGMDAFGRVDVLINNAGTGGEYHPATEDAPEHFRSVVDLNLHGAYWMAQACGRVMEPGSSVVNISSVMALTTAKMPAAAYSASKAGLLGLTRDLAAQWGSRGIRVNALLPGVFPSEATAHYSDRYRRKVIDAKIPLGRIGDPGDVAAAAVFLASDAAAYITGVSLPVDGGVLIN, from the coding sequence ATGAACCGTTTCCGCCTCGACGGCAAGGTCGCCGTCGTCACCGGCGCCTCCTCCGGGCTCGGGGTGGCCTTCGCACACGCCCTGGCCGACGCGGGCGCGAACCTCGTCCTGGGCGCCCGCCGGGAAGGCCGGCTCCGCGAGACCGCCGGAGCCGTGGCGACGAAAGCGGTCGCCGTGCGCACCGACGTGACGGCGGTCGGGGACTGCGAGCGGCTCGTCGCCGCCGGAATGGACGCGTTCGGACGGGTGGACGTGCTGATCAACAACGCCGGCACCGGCGGCGAGTACCACCCCGCGACCGAGGACGCGCCGGAGCACTTCCGGTCGGTGGTCGATCTGAACCTGCACGGCGCGTACTGGATGGCACAGGCGTGCGGCCGGGTGATGGAACCCGGATCGTCGGTGGTCAACATCTCCAGCGTGATGGCGTTGACCACGGCGAAGATGCCGGCCGCCGCCTACAGCGCGAGCAAGGCGGGGCTGCTGGGGCTGACGCGGGACCTGGCCGCGCAGTGGGGCTCGCGCGGCATCCGGGTCAACGCCCTGCTGCCCGGCGTCTTCCCCTCCGAAGCCACCGCACACTACAGCGACCGCTACCGGCGCAAGGTGATCGACGCGAAGATCCCGCTGGGCCGCATCGGCGACCCCGGCGACGTGGCAGCGGCCGCGGTCTTCCTGGCGAGCGACGCCGCCGCCTACATCACGGGTGTGAGCCTCCCCGTCGACGGCGGCGTCCTGATCAACTAA
- a CDS encoding MaoC family dehydratase — protein MRAPVTAVPGRSLPEREVGPVTQTDIVRFAGAGGDFNPLHHDPEFARRAGFPGVLAMGQMQAGMLAAWLTDWCGVEHLREYEVRFVAPVFLGAVLRFSGEVTEVTDGVAALALRARDGETEVLRATARVVVA, from the coding sequence ATGAGAGCGCCCGTCACCGCCGTGCCCGGCCGGTCACTCCCGGAGCGGGAGGTCGGGCCGGTAACCCAGACCGACATCGTCCGGTTCGCCGGCGCGGGCGGCGACTTCAACCCGCTGCACCACGATCCGGAGTTCGCCCGGAGGGCCGGGTTCCCCGGCGTGCTCGCGATGGGCCAGATGCAGGCCGGCATGCTCGCCGCGTGGCTGACCGACTGGTGCGGGGTGGAACACCTGCGCGAGTACGAGGTCCGGTTCGTCGCGCCGGTGTTCCTGGGCGCGGTGCTGCGGTTCTCCGGGGAGGTCACCGAAGTGACCGACGGGGTGGCGGCGCTGGCCCTGCGGGCGCGCGACGGCGAGACCGAGGTCCTGCGCGCGACCGCCCGCGTCGTCGTCGCCTGA
- a CDS encoding zinc-binding dehydrogenase, whose protein sequence is MSQRRWAVQAVVLREFGSADVLRPGVVPDPAAEPGWVTVRLEAAALNWHDVLVRRGQYRSPLPHVLGADGAGVRTDTGEDVVIVPSLWWGDDESAPGARFEILGDHRPGTYAELVRVPADCLAPRPAGYSWAEAAALPLVGLTTYRALFTRARLRAGESLLVLGAGGGVATTAVALASGVGASVAVTSSSRVKIDQARALGASGGVLYTEAGWERAAKELSPGGRGFDVVLDPVGAWPEALAALRPGGRLVVLGASAAEHARVDVRKFYFGQYSLLGTTMGSPRDFAGLLRLLDEHSIAPPVIDRAFPLAEAAAAHRHLEQGGGFGKVVLLHG, encoded by the coding sequence TTGAGCCAACGGAGGTGGGCGGTGCAGGCTGTGGTGCTACGCGAGTTCGGATCGGCGGACGTGCTGCGGCCCGGCGTGGTGCCGGATCCGGCCGCCGAGCCGGGCTGGGTGACGGTGCGGCTGGAGGCTGCCGCCCTCAACTGGCACGACGTCCTGGTGCGGCGAGGGCAGTACCGTTCGCCCCTGCCCCACGTCCTCGGTGCCGACGGCGCGGGCGTCCGCACCGACACCGGCGAGGACGTGGTGATCGTGCCGTCCCTGTGGTGGGGTGACGACGAGTCCGCTCCGGGGGCGCGCTTCGAGATCCTGGGTGATCACCGGCCCGGCACCTACGCCGAACTGGTGCGGGTGCCCGCCGATTGCCTCGCGCCTCGTCCGGCAGGCTACAGCTGGGCCGAAGCCGCCGCGCTCCCGCTCGTCGGGCTGACCACCTACCGGGCCCTGTTCACGCGGGCGCGGCTGCGCGCGGGGGAGTCGCTGCTGGTGCTCGGCGCGGGCGGGGGTGTCGCCACCACGGCGGTGGCGCTCGCCTCCGGTGTCGGCGCCTCCGTGGCGGTCACCTCCTCGTCCCGGGTGAAGATCGACCAGGCGCGGGCGCTGGGCGCGTCCGGCGGGGTGCTCTACACCGAGGCCGGATGGGAGCGGGCGGCGAAGGAGCTCTCGCCCGGCGGGCGCGGTTTCGACGTGGTGCTCGACCCGGTCGGCGCCTGGCCGGAGGCTCTGGCGGCGCTGCGGCCCGGCGGCAGGCTGGTCGTGCTGGGGGCATCCGCGGCCGAGCACGCGCGGGTCGACGTCCGGAAATTCTACTTCGGACAGTACAGCCTGCTGGGCACCACGATGGGCAGCCCGCGGGACTTCGCCGGGCTGCTGCGGCTGCTCGACGAGCACTCGATCGCACCGCCGGTGATCGACCGGGCGTTCCCCCTGGCCGAGGCGGCGGCCGCGCATCGTCACCTGGAACAGGGTGGCGGCTTCGGAAAGGTGGTTCTGCTGCATGGGTGA
- a CDS encoding LuxR C-terminal-related transcriptional regulator: protein MREEAELAGRGRALLSEAVAFTGPLADAVIPQGDDPAGVDGALAVLIGVLRDHLPEADRPTATALLLAEVYALRSEIREFLGGERVRRRDALEAGLARLRRVSDPDELLDRACEAVVESCGFDRVMLSRVENSLWRPWKSFAVSHRDAERAFRQWIRTLPEIHLDTLVLETEMVRRREPAIVTDPRADPRVHEPLLRASGMNSYVAAPLMPTGRVIGFLHADYASRAVTTLDRDILGAFADAFGRLFERAVLLRRLREQREQVREAMRSVEAVLDDLANAEIDLATQAQALRPARTPVRSPATLEALLTRRELEVLALMATGATNSRIADELVIADGTVKSHVKRILRKLCVENRAEAISQYLRLTIGDSAF, encoded by the coding sequence ATGCGCGAAGAAGCGGAGCTGGCCGGCCGGGGCAGGGCGTTGCTGAGCGAGGCGGTCGCCTTCACCGGCCCGCTCGCGGACGCCGTGATCCCGCAGGGTGACGATCCGGCCGGGGTCGACGGGGCGCTGGCGGTCCTGATCGGCGTGCTCCGCGACCATCTGCCGGAAGCCGACCGGCCCACCGCGACCGCGTTGCTTCTGGCCGAGGTCTACGCCCTACGCTCGGAGATCCGGGAGTTCCTCGGCGGTGAGCGGGTGCGCAGGCGCGACGCGCTCGAGGCCGGGCTGGCCCGCCTGCGCCGGGTTTCCGATCCGGACGAGTTGCTCGACCGCGCGTGCGAGGCGGTCGTCGAGTCGTGCGGCTTCGACCGCGTCATGCTCTCCCGCGTCGAAAACTCGCTCTGGCGACCGTGGAAGAGCTTCGCCGTGAGTCACCGGGACGCGGAACGAGCGTTCCGGCAGTGGATCCGCACCCTGCCGGAGATCCACCTCGACACCCTGGTGCTGGAGACCGAGATGGTCCGCAGGCGCGAACCGGCCATCGTGACCGATCCGCGCGCCGATCCCCGTGTCCACGAGCCGTTGCTGCGGGCATCCGGGATGAACTCCTACGTCGCCGCCCCGCTGATGCCCACCGGGCGCGTCATCGGGTTCCTGCACGCGGACTACGCGTCGCGCGCGGTGACGACACTGGACCGCGACATCCTCGGCGCCTTCGCCGACGCGTTCGGCCGCCTCTTCGAGCGGGCCGTGCTGCTGCGCCGCCTGCGGGAACAGCGCGAGCAGGTGCGCGAGGCGATGCGGAGTGTCGAGGCGGTCCTGGACGACCTGGCGAACGCCGAGATCGACCTGGCCACCCAGGCGCAGGCGCTGCGCCCGGCGCGGACGCCAGTCCGTTCCCCGGCGACGCTGGAGGCGCTGCTCACCCGGCGGGAGCTGGAGGTGCTGGCCCTGATGGCGACCGGGGCGACCAACAGTCGCATCGCCGACGAGCTGGTCATCGCCGACGGAACGGTGAAGTCGCACGTCAAGCGCATCCTGCGCAAGCTGTGCGTGGAGAACCGGGCCGAGGCCATCTCGCAGTACCTCCGCCTCACGATCGGCGACTCGGCGTTCTGA
- a CDS encoding acyl-CoA dehydrogenase family protein: MPADVEQFVKDLDVFIESGIRPLEAANPDLFDHRREFTRTDLDRGGIPTRRWRELMLEARRHADAAGFYRYPLPAALGGRDGTNLAMAVIREHLAGLGPGLHAELSHEASVVANLPLALVLHEYGTPEQRERYLERLIRGDLEMAFGLTEPGHGSDATHLETTARRDGDDWIITGVKRFNSVVDVAEVDLVFARTSGRHGKAEGITAFLVPTDAPGFEIPYYHWTFSMPSDHAEVRLDGVRVPSSAVLGEVGRGLDCAQLFVHENRIRQAASSLGAAQFCIDESVRYAKERVVFGKPLHEHQGIQWQLVELQTDAELLRNTLYKTAWLMDTHGRTGVTDKVSMVNLRGNQLACRAADRAMQIHGGVGYTRHKPFEFIYRHHRRYRITEGSDELQLRRIAGSMFGFRKG, from the coding sequence GTGCCCGCTGATGTCGAACAGTTCGTGAAGGATCTCGACGTGTTCATCGAGTCCGGGATCCGGCCCTTGGAGGCGGCGAACCCGGACCTGTTCGACCACCGCCGGGAGTTCACCCGGACCGATCTCGACCGCGGCGGCATCCCGACCCGGCGGTGGCGCGAGCTGATGCTCGAAGCGCGGCGACACGCGGATGCGGCCGGTTTCTACCGGTACCCGCTTCCTGCGGCGCTCGGCGGGCGCGACGGAACGAACCTGGCGATGGCGGTCATCCGTGAGCACCTCGCCGGTCTCGGTCCCGGGCTGCACGCGGAGCTCAGCCACGAGGCGTCGGTGGTGGCGAACCTGCCGCTGGCGCTGGTGCTGCACGAGTACGGCACGCCCGAGCAGCGCGAGCGGTACCTGGAACGGTTGATCCGCGGAGATCTGGAGATGGCGTTCGGGCTGACCGAGCCCGGCCACGGCAGCGATGCCACCCACCTGGAGACCACCGCCCGCCGCGACGGCGACGACTGGATCATCACGGGCGTCAAGCGGTTCAACAGCGTGGTCGACGTGGCCGAGGTGGACCTGGTGTTCGCCCGCACGTCCGGCCGGCACGGCAAGGCCGAGGGCATCACGGCGTTCCTGGTGCCCACGGACGCGCCCGGCTTCGAGATCCCGTACTACCACTGGACGTTCTCGATGCCGAGCGACCACGCGGAGGTGCGTTTGGACGGGGTGCGGGTGCCCTCGTCCGCCGTGCTCGGCGAGGTCGGGCGCGGGCTGGACTGCGCGCAGCTGTTCGTCCACGAGAACCGCATCCGGCAGGCGGCGTCCTCACTCGGGGCGGCGCAGTTCTGCATCGACGAGAGCGTGCGGTACGCGAAGGAGCGGGTCGTGTTCGGCAAACCGTTGCACGAGCACCAGGGCATCCAATGGCAGCTGGTCGAACTGCAGACCGACGCCGAACTGTTGCGCAACACCCTGTACAAGACGGCGTGGCTGATGGACACCCACGGCCGCACCGGGGTGACGGACAAGGTGTCGATGGTGAACCTGCGCGGCAATCAGCTCGCCTGCCGCGCGGCCGACCGGGCGATGCAGATCCACGGCGGGGTCGGGTACACACGGCACAAGCCGTTCGAGTTCATCTACCGGCACCACCGGCGCTACCGCATCACGGAGGGCTCGGACGAGCTGCAGTTGCGGCGCATCGCGGGCTCGATGTTCGGCTTCCGGAAGGGGTGA
- a CDS encoding phosphotransferase family protein, with product MPELDHDDVLRRAARHWPGGRLLGLRRLPGGVSSLTFSSVLSRPDHPDVPVVLKVAPPGLAPVRNRDVLRQARVLRRLAGTAVPVPAVLAEDAGDPPLFVMSQVPGESYEPLLDVAVNPPTPGVIAARARGAARTLARMQGVAVTEPATPLRAELDRWARLLDTVEPDIAPRHARLYRELSARTPDPVEPCLQHGDYRLANMLFTGERLTAVIDWEIWSAGDPRIDLAWLLMHTRPPHRFHEHRDDANVEAGRGMPACEELLAEYRRIRPGEVADLSWFLAYCHYKTAATLAVFVKRNRRSADPDPQLVVAARGLGEVVERGRALLAQSK from the coding sequence GTGCCGGAACTCGATCACGACGACGTTCTCCGCCGGGCCGCGCGACACTGGCCCGGTGGCCGGCTGCTCGGCCTGCGCCGGTTGCCCGGCGGGGTTTCCAGCCTCACGTTCTCCTCGGTGCTGAGCCGCCCGGACCACCCCGACGTCCCGGTCGTGCTGAAGGTCGCCCCGCCGGGGCTGGCGCCCGTGCGCAACCGGGACGTGCTGCGCCAGGCGCGCGTCCTGCGGCGGCTCGCGGGGACCGCGGTGCCGGTGCCGGCGGTGCTCGCCGAGGACGCCGGGGACCCGCCGTTGTTCGTGATGAGCCAGGTGCCGGGGGAGTCCTACGAGCCGCTGCTCGACGTCGCCGTCAACCCGCCGACCCCCGGGGTGATCGCCGCCCGCGCCCGCGGGGCCGCGCGCACACTGGCCCGGATGCAGGGCGTTGCCGTCACCGAGCCGGCCACACCGTTGCGTGCGGAGCTGGACCGGTGGGCTCGTTTGCTCGACACGGTCGAGCCGGACATCGCCCCGCGCCACGCGCGCCTCTACCGGGAGCTGTCGGCCCGGACCCCGGACCCGGTGGAACCGTGCCTGCAGCACGGCGACTACCGGCTTGCCAACATGCTGTTCACCGGCGAGCGGCTCACCGCCGTGATCGATTGGGAGATCTGGTCGGCCGGCGACCCGCGGATCGACCTGGCGTGGCTGCTCATGCACACCCGCCCGCCGCACCGCTTCCACGAGCACCGCGACGACGCGAACGTCGAGGCGGGCCGCGGAATGCCCGCGTGCGAGGAGTTGCTGGCCGAGTACCGGCGCATCCGTCCCGGCGAGGTGGCGGACTTGTCGTGGTTCCTGGCGTACTGCCACTACAAGACGGCGGCGACGCTGGCGGTGTTCGTCAAGCGCAACCGGCGCAGCGCCGACCCGGATCCGCAGCTCGTCGTGGCCGCGCGCGGCTTGGGTGAGGTCGTCGAGCGGGGGCGCGCCCTGCTGGCTCAGTCGAAGTAG
- a CDS encoding enoyl-CoA hydratase/isomerase family protein, producing MGEKLVRYEVDDHGAAFVTLDDPGSRNALGDELLDDLLAALETARRDESVRVVVLGSSHERVFSSGGNLKAFADDRPPIVKYAGLDRFPRLFTLIGALGKPVICAAGGDVLAGAFGLALACDLVLAKESARFGCPEINVGAFPFMISALIYRNIDRMKANELMMLGERITAAEARDLGIVNKVVPDEEFGDTVRDWAHRVAAKSPLLMKLGKDAIDATRDLGLREALGHLQAQLALAFTTEDLGEGVRAFQEKRAPQWRRR from the coding sequence ATGGGTGAGAAGCTGGTGCGGTACGAGGTCGACGACCACGGCGCCGCGTTCGTGACGCTCGACGACCCGGGCTCCCGCAACGCGCTCGGCGACGAGTTGCTTGACGACCTGCTGGCGGCGCTGGAGACAGCGCGGCGCGACGAGTCGGTCCGGGTGGTCGTGCTCGGCTCCTCGCACGAGCGGGTGTTCTCCTCCGGCGGCAACCTGAAGGCCTTCGCCGACGACCGGCCGCCGATCGTCAAGTACGCGGGCCTGGACCGGTTCCCGCGGTTGTTCACCCTGATCGGGGCGCTGGGCAAACCGGTGATCTGCGCGGCCGGCGGCGACGTGCTGGCCGGCGCGTTCGGGCTCGCGCTCGCCTGCGATCTGGTGCTGGCCAAGGAATCGGCGCGGTTCGGGTGCCCGGAGATCAACGTCGGCGCCTTCCCGTTCATGATCTCCGCGCTCATCTACCGCAACATCGACCGGATGAAGGCCAACGAGCTGATGATGCTGGGGGAGCGGATCACCGCGGCGGAGGCGCGGGACCTCGGCATCGTCAACAAGGTCGTGCCGGACGAGGAGTTCGGCGATACCGTGCGGGACTGGGCGCACCGGGTGGCCGCCAAGTCGCCGCTGCTGATGAAGCTGGGCAAGGACGCCATCGACGCCACCCGCGATCTCGGTCTCCGGGAGGCGCTGGGCCACCTGCAGGCGCAACTCGCGCTGGCGTTCACGACCGAGGATCTCGGTGAGGGAGTGCGGGCGTTCCAGGAGAAGCGCGCGCCGCAGTGGCGACGGCGCTGA
- a CDS encoding NADPH:quinone oxidoreductase family protein, which translates to MRAFVMTELTGPSGGAEADVPEPVGAHPWADGERLLIDVHAAGVSFPDLLQTRGQYQHGSPSPYVAGGEAAGVVLEAPPGSGFRPGDRVASLTVWGALAERALGIPRYTVKLPDDFDFVSGAALYLNYATAWFSLHRVNFTKGEDVLVHGASGGVGTAAVQLVRALGGRPIAVVSTSDKARVAREAGAAEVVLSDEGWVAQVRELTGGLGVPVVVDPVGGDRFTDSLRCLDVGGRLAVVGFAAGEIPKVKVNRLLLRDLSVVGVALDPYVARFPEMARTLAAELERLAASGELRPLAGHVLPLESAREALELIDTRRAVGKVVVTIR; encoded by the coding sequence ATGCGCGCGTTCGTGATGACCGAGCTGACCGGGCCTTCCGGCGGCGCGGAGGCCGACGTGCCTGAGCCTGTGGGCGCCCATCCCTGGGCGGACGGGGAACGCCTCCTGATCGACGTGCACGCGGCCGGGGTGTCGTTCCCGGATCTGTTGCAGACCCGTGGGCAGTACCAGCACGGCTCGCCATCGCCCTACGTCGCCGGTGGGGAGGCCGCCGGTGTCGTACTGGAGGCGCCGCCGGGGTCCGGTTTCCGGCCGGGCGACCGGGTGGCGAGCCTGACCGTGTGGGGTGCGCTCGCCGAGCGGGCCCTGGGGATTCCCCGGTACACGGTCAAGTTGCCCGACGACTTCGACTTCGTCTCGGGGGCGGCGTTGTACCTCAACTACGCGACGGCGTGGTTCTCCCTGCACCGGGTGAACTTCACCAAGGGCGAGGACGTGCTGGTGCACGGTGCGTCCGGTGGTGTCGGCACCGCGGCGGTCCAGCTGGTGCGGGCACTGGGCGGGCGCCCCATCGCGGTGGTGTCCACTTCGGACAAGGCGCGCGTGGCCCGGGAAGCGGGCGCAGCGGAGGTCGTGCTGAGCGACGAAGGCTGGGTCGCCCAGGTCCGCGAACTCACCGGCGGTCTGGGTGTGCCGGTGGTGGTCGATCCGGTGGGAGGCGACCGGTTCACCGATTCCCTGCGCTGCCTCGACGTCGGTGGCCGGTTGGCGGTCGTGGGGTTCGCGGCGGGGGAGATCCCGAAGGTCAAGGTCAACCGGCTGCTGTTGCGGGATCTCAGTGTGGTCGGTGTGGCACTCGATCCGTACGTGGCCCGGTTTCCGGAGATGGCGCGGACGCTGGCCGCCGAGCTGGAACGGCTTGCGGCGAGTGGCGAGCTGCGCCCGCTGGCCGGGCACGTGCTGCCGCTGGAGTCGGCGCGTGAGGCGCTGGAGCTGATCGACACGCGGCGCGCGGTCGGCAAGGTGGTCGTGACGATCCGTTAG
- a CDS encoding MaoC family dehydratase, whose translation MRTITGVAELRALVGTDLGTSAWHEVTQARIDAFAAASDDFEDIHLDPARGAAAGFGGTIAHGLYTLSLGPKFLYEIYTMRGHSLGLNYGFERVRFLSPVPAGSRVRMVAHLTGATEITGGTRFTLTQTFEIEGHAKPACVAESLIAYFD comes from the coding sequence ATGCGAACCATCACCGGCGTCGCGGAGCTGCGCGCCCTCGTCGGCACCGACCTGGGCACCAGCGCCTGGCACGAGGTGACCCAGGCCCGGATCGACGCCTTCGCCGCGGCCAGCGACGACTTCGAGGACATCCACCTCGATCCGGCCCGCGGCGCGGCAGCCGGGTTCGGCGGCACCATCGCGCACGGGCTCTACACGCTGTCGCTGGGCCCCAAATTCCTGTACGAGATCTACACGATGCGCGGGCATTCGCTCGGGCTGAACTACGGTTTCGAGCGGGTCCGGTTCCTCTCCCCGGTGCCGGCGGGCTCCCGCGTCCGCATGGTCGCCCACCTCACCGGCGCCACGGAGATCACCGGCGGAACCCGCTTCACCCTGACCCAGACGTTCGAGATCGAGGGCCACGCCAAGCCGGCGTGCGTGGCCGAATCGCTCATCGCCTACTTCGACTGA